From Acidobacteriota bacterium:
GACGACCGCGGCGTTGCAGAAGTTTTTGTGAGACAGGCGATGGAAAGGCGGGCCACAGACGCGACGCTCACCTTCGATGTAACAGCTTAAAAAAGCAGCAATAAGCAATAAGCGATTAGCAATTAGCTAAAGCAACAGCAACAACGAACACCGGCAGTTAGCAATTAGCGATTAGCGAAAACATAGGTGACAGGTTACAGGGGACACGCTTGCATCTTCGCCTCTTATTCGCCTATGCTGTTGGCGTGCAAGATGAAGACCCGCGAGACAAAAAGGCGATTCTGGTGGCGGCAGCGATTATCTGTGCCGTGAGAACCGCGCGAGAAGAGAACATCATGCCAACGTCGCCGCGCATTCTGAGCCGGGTATCGGACTCCATCCTCCTGGCCAGGCTGCTGTGGGACCGGATCAGGAGGGGATGATTAGCCAGCGATTAGCGATTAAAAAAGCAGCAATTAGCAATTAGCAATTAGCTACGGCAACACCAACAAGGAAAACCGGGAATTAGCAATTAGCGATTAGCGAGAATATAGGGAACAGGGGACAGGTTACAGGGGACAGCAAGGATCGGATGATCGGGTCATCCGGTCATTGGGTGAAGTCAGTCAGAACCCCTGCCATCCTGCACCCCGGCAGACGGGAAACAGCTAGAACCAGACACAGGATCCTTCGGCAGGCTTAGGAAAGGCGTCGCCTGGCCGGGACGCGGCACATCCCGGCGACACTAACACGGGATTAAGACTCGGAAGTTACTTCGTGTCGCAAGATAGCGCATCGATTTCTGCAACACTGATGTTATCTTCTCACTACCGATCCCGCTGTTCCCCTGGTTCCCTATGTCTGCCAAGGCCGGCAAGAAAAAAAACGGCAAGGCTACGCCTACAAACGGCACGCCTACACCTATTGATGAGCAGGAAGTGGGGCTCTGGATAGACACGGCTCTGATTTCACGCCTTCACGGGGTGAAGTCATCGCCGCTCAGGACTGAGATGAGTGGCGAAGCCCAACGCTTATTGCATTATGCCGACGTTCTGCTCGGTACCGACAAGAAGGAAAAGTTCGTCTCCGCCAAGCCGCAGAAAGAGCGGACGAAGTAACGGCAGCAATTAGCGATTAGCGATAAGCGATTAGCTAAGACAACAGCGATTAGCGATGGCAACAGCCGGGCGAGGGCGCGCGGCGGTCCCCGCTACCCACCCTATCAGGCGCAACCGCGGCTGGAGACCCCGATGGCAGGGGGTTCTGACTTACTTCACCCGATCACCCGATCACCCGATCACCCGATTCTGACTGACTTACTTCACCCGATCACCGGGGTCCCCGGCAAGCGCCGCTGTTGCGGTTGCTTGGGTGAGGTCACCCGACGGCCCGATCACCCGATTCTTCCGGTTCCCTGTTCCCTATGTTCTCGCTTTTCGCTCTTCGCTTATTGCTAATTGCTGTTGTCTTAGCTAATCGCTTATTGCTGATTTTCCTGTTTTCGCTAATTGCTAATCGCTTATTGCTGCCTTTTCCCCCCTTGACGCGCTAGGGCAACGTGTCGTAGCAACGAAGAATGGGGATTCGCAGGGAATCTTGGCTGGGGTGGATGCCTTCTGATGCGGGGTTGGGCTTGTCGGTGATCTCGGCGATTCGCTGTGCCTTCCCTGATCGTTCCCTGCCTGGTTCGACTTGTCCCAGTGCTTACGCGGGTTTTATGCAGGAAGAGAAATTCACTGATAATTCACTGTTAATTCGCTGTTTAATTCGACTTTCCCCGGATTTACGGGGTTTTATGCATGAAGAGAAATTCACTGATAAATTCGCTGTTAAATTCGCTGTTAATTCACTGTTAAGCTCCGGATCAGCGAATTAGCAGTGAATTTGAATTCCTGCGATCGCTTCGAAACGGTGGCCGGATTCAGAGGCCGGAGCTGATCCCCTAGCGCAGCCCCACCAAATCTTTTTCCTATCTTGTCGATTCCCCGATGTCCGCCCGTCTTAGGTATGCGCGGGGGAAGTTATCCGCACAGGCAATCGATCTGAACCATGAATCTAATCTAAGGAGATAGTCGTGAAAAACAAGGTAAAACCAGTTCCCGATGGCTACAGCACAGTGACTCCCTACCTCACCATTCGAGGTGCAGCGAAGGCCATCGACTTTTATACGCAGGCCTTCGGCGCTAAGGAACTCTTCCGAATGCCGGCGCCTGACGGCAAGGTCATGCACGCCGAGATCCTGATTGGCAATTCTCATATCATGCTCGCCGATGAGTCGCCCCGAAGCGAAACCAAAGCGCCGCAAACGTTGAACGGCAGCACCAGCGGCATTTTTCTGTATGTCGAGGATGTCGATGCTGCTTTTCACCAGGCGCTAAAGGCGGGTGCCAGGGAAACGCAGCCTCTTGAGAACCAGTTCTGGGGCGACCGCTTCGGCAAACTCACTGATCCATTTGGGCACAGATGGATGCTGGCGTCGCATGTCGAAGACGTCTCTCCCGCGGAGATGGAAGAACGAATGTCCGCTGCTGTTTCGAAATAGCGCCGCGTATTAAAGAACCGTCGAGCCCGGCGAGTGTTGTTGCAGGCAACTTTCGCAGCATCTGTGAAAGCACGTGACGGCACTCGCCGATGTGCTCCGGAGTTATTGCTGCCAGCCTCCCCCTAAGCCTCTGTGGAGCTGGACAAGCGAAAGTAGCTCGTTGAGCTGAGCTTGGCGGAAAAGTTTCCACGAAACGAGTCCGCCGTTACAACTCGCGGCGGCCTTCGATTGCTTTGGCCATGGTCACTTCGTCGGCGTATTCGATATCGCTTCCAGCGGGTATGCCGGTGGCAATGCGCGTGAGCTTTACAGCCGGATTCTTCAGCATGCGGGAGATGTAAGTCGCGGTAGCTTCGCCTTCGACTGTGGGATTGGTGGCGATGATGAGCTCATCGATGTCACCGCGGTCTACTCGCGTCGAGAGGCTGGTAAGCCGGAGGTGCTCTGGCCCGATGCCGTGCAGCGGTGAAAGGGCTCCGTGCAACACGTGATACACACCGTTGTAGCTCCGCGTTTTCTCAATGGCAGCGATGTTCGTAGGCTCTTCGACAACGCAGACCAGGCGCTGGTTGCGGGTGGCACTGCTGCAATACACGCAGGGATCGACGTCCGTGATGTTGTTGCATACCGAGCAGAGATGAAGGCTGGCCTTAACCTGCCTGATGGATTCAGCAAGCAGCTCGGCATCTTCGTCACTAGCGCGCAGGATGTGAAAGGCGAGGCGCTGCGCTGTCTTGCCGCCGATACCGGGCAGCTTCTTGAGTTCCTCGATGAGCCGCGCCATCGGCTCTGCAAATTTCGACAACTGATCCTCTGAATTCTTCGATCTTGCTAAATCAGAATGGCAGATTCATGTTGCCCAACATTCCGCCGAGGCTAGATTGCATGGTGCTGTCCACTTTGCGGCCCGCTTCATTCACTGCGGCGGTGATCAGATCCTGAAGCATCTCGAGGTCGCCTGATTTCACGGCCTCGGGATCGATCTTTACTGAAAGCAGCTGCTTTTGCCCATTCATCTTGACGCTTACCGACCCACCGCCGGCGGATGCCTCAACGCTGGTGGCGCGCATTTTCTCCTGGATCTCCTGAGAAGCGCGCTGGGCCTGAGCTAACAATTCCTTTGGGTTGAATTCCATTGGTGAGGAATCTCCGATTTAGTTCTTCTGTCGCAGATCGACTACGGTACGAACTTCCGCTCCAAATTTCTCCTGCATGCGACGCACTATGGGATCTTCCGCAGCTCTTTGTCGGGCCACACCCGATCCCTTGCCGTTCCCGTTCGTCACTCGCTCAACGGGCCCATTCCGGGCCGTGCCTCCGCCGGAGAAGTTCAATTTCATTAGTCGGCCGCAAACACGACTCGCTTCCTGAATCAGCAGACGCTTAGCTTCGGCGCCGATGCTAAGGTCAATCACTCTTTCGGAGAGCGGAACGCGCAGGTTGATCTGGTTCCCTGTGAGTTCCCATTCTCCGCGTGCAAGCAGGTCCGCCGCCGTATCCTGGTTTTGTGCTTCGAGCATCGAAACCAAAGCAGAGCGAAGCTTCTCAACCGAAACTTCTGGGACTGAGGCAGGAACAGCCACGGCTTCTGGAACTTCTTCGATAGCCGTCGCGGTCGAAATCACTTTGTATGCAGCCGTAGATCCGTCGATCGATTCCACGATCGACATCTCCGGTTCGGAGTTCCGCACCTTCCGCAAGCGATCTGCTTCGAAGGGTGAAACGCGCTGCTGAGTTTGTGGCGAGGCGCCTCCACTCGAAGACGGAAAGGGCGACCTTGATCCGCTGCTGATTGGCGCGGGACGTACTTCGGCGATTCTTGGCACAGTAGCGAGAGGAGCTCGCGCGGTTTGAAGTACTGGCATCGCTCCTCTGCTTGCATTTTGACTGAGGAATTCTTCGAGTGGCAGCAGCCGACTTGCATGCACCATCTTAAGCATGCCTAGCTCAAGATGGAACCGCTGCTCCTGGCGGTAGCCGAGTTCGTCATGGGTGCGCAGAATAATGTTGAGAAAACGGGTGAGATCTTCTTCAGAGAAAAGCGCGGCTGTACTTGCGACCTTCTTCCGCTCATCTGAAGAGATTTGCAGCAGCGGGGACTCCTCTCCAGCTACCTTCGCGACCAATGCATTGCGCAGGAAACGCACGAGTTGTTTTGCAAAATGCGAGGGACTCTGTCCTTCGGTCATCAGTCTGTCGAGGAGCTTTAATAGCTCTTCGCTGGAGCTGCGGTGCACGCACTCCATCGTTTGCACTAAAACGTCAGACGAGACAGTGCCCATCAATCCTCGCACTTGCAAGGCCGTCAGCACCGCTCCGGAAGCGCCTTCGAAGACGGCACAGCATGCGATCGCTTGATCCATGATGGAGAGCGCGTCGCGCATCGATCCATCACCAGCCTCAGCCAGAGCGGCCAGAGCATCATCTTCTGCCTTGATGTTTTCCTGTGTAGCCAGATCGCGGAGCTGGCGCACAATCTCGTCAAATCGAACCGCGTGAAAGCTGAAGTGCTGGCAGCGCGAACGAATCGTTTGCGGAATGTCTTCCGGCTGCGTTGTAGCCATCATGAAGACAATGTGGCTGGGCGGTTCCTCGAGAGTCTTCAGCAATGCGTTAAAAGCAGCGTCGGTAATCTGATGCGCTTCGTCCAGAATGTAGATCTTGTAGCGATCACGGGCTGGGCGATAACGTGCAGCATCGCGCAGTTCGCGGATCTCGTCGATACCACGA
This genomic window contains:
- a CDS encoding recombination protein RecR, whose amino-acid sequence is MSKFAEPMARLIEELKKLPGIGGKTAQRLAFHILRASDEDAELLAESIRQVKASLHLCSVCNNITDVDPCVYCSSATRNQRLVCVVEEPTNIAAIEKTRSYNGVYHVLHGALSPLHGIGPEHLRLTSLSTRVDRGDIDELIIATNPTVEGEATATYISRMLKNPAVKLTRIATGIPAGSDIEYADEVTMAKAIEGRREL
- a CDS encoding YbaB/EbfC family nucleoid-associated protein, with the translated sequence MEFNPKELLAQAQRASQEIQEKMRATSVEASAGGGSVSVKMNGQKQLLSVKIDPEAVKSGDLEMLQDLITAAVNEAGRKVDSTMQSSLGGMLGNMNLPF
- a CDS encoding glyoxalase, which translates into the protein MKNKVKPVPDGYSTVTPYLTIRGAAKAIDFYTQAFGAKELFRMPAPDGKVMHAEILIGNSHIMLADESPRSETKAPQTLNGSTSGIFLYVEDVDAAFHQALKAGARETQPLENQFWGDRFGKLTDPFGHRWMLASHVEDVSPAEMEERMSAAVSK
- a CDS encoding DNA polymerase III subunit gamma/tau produces the protein MSYQVLARKYRPQKFSDVIGQEHVTRTLQNAITQERIAHGYIFSGHRGIGKTTVARILAMALNCRSTEKPVPEPCGVCDSCQEIRAGSSIDVIEIDAATNRGIDEIRELRDAARYRPARDRYKIYILDEAHQITDAAFNALLKTLEEPPSHIVFMMATTQPEDIPQTIRSRCQHFSFHAVRFDEIVRQLRDLATQENIKAEDDALAALAEAGDGSMRDALSIMDQAIACCAVFEGASGAVLTALQVRGLMGTVSSDVLVQTMECVHRSSSEELLKLLDRLMTEGQSPSHFAKQLVRFLRNALVAKVAGEESPLLQISSDERKKVASTAALFSEEDLTRFLNIILRTHDELGYRQEQRFHLELGMLKMVHASRLLPLEEFLSQNASRGAMPVLQTARAPLATVPRIAEVRPAPISSGSRSPFPSSSGGASPQTQQRVSPFEADRLRKVRNSEPEMSIVESIDGSTAAYKVISTATAIEEVPEAVAVPASVPEVSVEKLRSALVSMLEAQNQDTAADLLARGEWELTGNQINLRVPLSERVIDLSIGAEAKRLLIQEASRVCGRLMKLNFSGGGTARNGPVERVTNGNGKGSGVARQRAAEDPIVRRMQEKFGAEVRTVVDLRQKN